CACGGAGTCGAGCACCCTGGTCCCGATGCCGAGATCCGCCCCGGCGGGCACGGTCGTGACCGCCACCCGCAGCACACCGGTGACGTCACGGGCCAGCCGCACCTCGAACGGCGGCGTCCCGTGCTCGCACGCCGCTCCCGCGAGCCCGTCGACCAGCAGGACCACGTCGACCACCACCGCCGGAGGGCAGTCGGCGAGCAGCGCGCGCACCCGCTGCCGCAGGGACGCCAGCCCTTCCGGCCCGTCGAGCCGCACCCGCGTCTCCGGCGCAGTCGCATCGAGTGAGTCGGACAAGGACCGCACACCTCCGCTGTGTGTTCAACGGCGTCGCATCGGAACGACCTCGATCAAACCTTGGAACAAATCCAATCACGCGTGCGGGGCGGCCGCAGCACACGAACGGGCGCAGTGCACCACCCGGATGGCGGAGAGCGGCCGCGTCCGGCCCGCGTGAGGTGCCACGGAGGGAGATCAGGCGGGAGCGGGTGGCTCCGGATCGGGCAGGCCGAGCGCGGCGTCGATCGCCTGCTCGACGATCGTGTCCATGGTGCTCAGATAGGTCGCGCCGACGTGGTTGTCGTCGAGGTAGACCAGCACGTTCCCGATCACCGGCGGGCAGACGGCTTCGTCGCAGTAGTAGTCGCTGAAATCCAGGAACGACACGTTCGGCGGGACGTCGTCGAGGAAATCGTACGGCGGCTCGTCGGGGTAGAAGTCCGCGCGCGAGGGGTTGCACTCCGGCGCGTCCGCGCCGCGCAGCTCCGCGCATTCCGACGGGGCGTAGTCGTAGCGGGGGTTGTCCCGCACCGCGAGCACCGGAATGCCCGCCGAGTCGATCTTCCGCCACTGCTCCACGTACCCGGGCGGAGTGCGCTCGGTCAGCCCCACGCGGACGTCGCGGGTGGCCGCGGTGAACACGGCGTCCGGGCGCAGGTCGAGGATCTCGTCGGCGGCGGCGGCGTTCCAGTCGCGGCAGGCCTGGTCGTCCGGGTCGATCTCGGATTCGGTGGAGAACGGGCAGCTGCCGCGCGACATGATCACCAGCTGCCAGTCGCGGCGGTGGGCCACCGGTTCCAGCGCCGCGATGAACTGCGTCGGATGCGAGTCGCCGACGATGACGAGGGTCTTCTCCGGCGGGCCGTCCGGCGTCGTGGTGCACACCTGCAGTTCGGCCCCGCGCGGCGACTCGGCGCAGTTGTCGATCCAGGCCCAGTCGTCGGGCAGCGCGACCGGCGACGGCACCGGGGCGACGTCGGCCGCGCCCTGGTAGACGAACCCCGGTGTGCGGGCCAGCGCGCCGGGGTGGTCCCTGCCGCCCGCGACGGTGGCGGTGGAGCGCGCGAGACCGGCCACCTGCCACGTTCCCGCGGCGACGAGCACCGGGATCATGGCGAGCACGGCGAACCGGTAGGCGCTCCAGCGGGTGCGCACCGCGATGCGCGACCGGCGCACGGGGTTCTCGATCAGGTGGTAGGTCGCGATCGACAGCGCCACGGCGACGGCGATGACCACCGCACCGCCGAGCAGACCGACCTCGGTGCGCCCCCGGTACACGAGGTAGAGCACCAGCACCGGCCAGTGCCACAGGTAGAGCGAGAAGCTGAGCTTGCCGACGTAGGCCAGCGGCCGCGTGGTCAGCAGCCGGTCGGCCGCGACCGGGCTGCCGGTGGTGCCCCCCAGCAGCACCAGCGCGGCCGAGACGACCGGCCACAGCGCGACGTAGCCGGGGAACACCGTGCCGACCTGCAGGACGAGCCCGCACGCGACGAGCCCGGCCACCCCGACCCAGCCGAACACGACGCGCAGCACGCGCGGCAGGGTGAGCGTGTCGATCGTGAGGGCGAGCAGGCCGCCGAGCGCGAACTCCCAGATGCGGGTGAGCGCGGTGAAGTAGGCCAGCGGCTGGTTCTCCGCGGTGAGCCACACCGAGTAGGCCAGTGAGCCCGCGGCCAGCACCGCCAGTGTGCCGGCCAGGGCGAGGCGCAGCCGCTTGCGCGCGGCGACCGCGACCGCCGCGACCAGCAGCGGCCACACGAGGTAGAACTGGCCCTGGATGGACAGCGACCAGAAGTGCTGTACCAGGCTGGCGTCGCTGTGCTGGGCGAAGTAGTCGGTCGCGTTGGCGGCCAGCTGCCAGTTCTCCAGGTACAGCGCCGCGGCGAAGACCTCGCGGACGGTGCCGAACCAGCGGGCCTGCGGCAGCACCAGCGCGCCAGCCACGACCACCACCAGCAGCACCGTGAGGGTCGCCGGGAACAGGCGGGTGATCATCCGCGCCCAGAACGTCCGGAACTCGATGCGCCCGCGCAGGCCGGCGCGGAAGAGCTGGCCGGTGATGAGGAAGCCGGTGAGGAAGAAGAACACGTCGACGCCACCGGAGATGCGGCCCAGCCACACGTGGTAGACGACGACCAGGACGCAGGCGAGGGCCCGCAGACCTTCGATCTCCGGGCGGAACCGGGTAGGCGGTGGCGTGGAGGTCATCGTCACCTTTCCCGATCGGCGTTCCCGGCGGGATCGAGATTACCCAAGGGCTTTCCGGCCTCCGGCTAGGGTCGGCGGGATGGAGATCGATCTCGGGGAGTTCGAGCGGATCGCCGTCCCGCTCGACGGGCGCCGCGCGGCCGCCGTCGCCATCGTGGTCTCCGGTGCCGCCGCGGAGCCGGTGATCTGGCTCACCCGCCG
This is a stretch of genomic DNA from Amycolatopsis endophytica. It encodes these proteins:
- a CDS encoding acyltransferase family protein, which encodes MTSTPPPTRFRPEIEGLRALACVLVVVYHVWLGRISGGVDVFFFLTGFLITGQLFRAGLRGRIEFRTFWARMITRLFPATLTVLLVVVVAGALVLPQARWFGTVREVFAAALYLENWQLAANATDYFAQHSDASLVQHFWSLSIQGQFYLVWPLLVAAVAVAARKRLRLALAGTLAVLAAGSLAYSVWLTAENQPLAYFTALTRIWEFALGGLLALTIDTLTLPRVLRVVFGWVGVAGLVACGLVLQVGTVFPGYVALWPVVSAALVLLGGTTGSPVAADRLLTTRPLAYVGKLSFSLYLWHWPVLVLYLVYRGRTEVGLLGGAVVIAVAVALSIATYHLIENPVRRSRIAVRTRWSAYRFAVLAMIPVLVAAGTWQVAGLARSTATVAGGRDHPGALARTPGFVYQGAADVAPVPSPVALPDDWAWIDNCAESPRGAELQVCTTTPDGPPEKTLVIVGDSHPTQFIAALEPVAHRRDWQLVIMSRGSCPFSTESEIDPDDQACRDWNAAAADEILDLRPDAVFTAATRDVRVGLTERTPPGYVEQWRKIDSAGIPVLAVRDNPRYDYAPSECAELRGADAPECNPSRADFYPDEPPYDFLDDVPPNVSFLDFSDYYCDEAVCPPVIGNVLVYLDDNHVGATYLSTMDTIVEQAIDAALGLPDPEPPAPA